One Elephas maximus indicus isolate mEleMax1 chromosome 18, mEleMax1 primary haplotype, whole genome shotgun sequence genomic region harbors:
- the LOC126061821 gene encoding NUT family member 2D-like isoform X2, whose product MCRGGVKMGIEYVLVGSYKQACGFSPVLRSLARLKPTMTLEEGLWRSVQEWEHKSNFDRMIFYEMAEKFMEFEAEEELQIQKLQQRNVSVCLPPPVSRHLDPQKPSSTVAGQHPVFVPRKGDPKVQPLNQQQHRPQCPWEAKQPNEIPPKAVKEYVEIMEGLLGPAHSATVEPDAKHEEEEYEQQQEDTGMYPDPGLLSYIDKLCSQEEFITKR is encoded by the exons ATGTGTAGGGGTGGGGTCAAGATGGGGATAGAATACGTACTTGTAGGAAGTTACAAACAAGCATGTGGTTTTAGCCCAGTCCTTCGATCCCTGGCCCGACTGAAGCCCACCATGACCCTGGAGGAGGGACTGTGGCGGTCTGTGCAGGAATGGGAGCACAAAAGCAACTTTGACCGGATGATCTTCTACGAGATGGCAGAAAA GTTCATGGAGTTTGAAGCAGAGGAGGAGTTACAGATTCAGAAGTTGCAGCAGAGGAATGTGTCCGTGTGCCTGCCTCCTCCAGTTTCAAGGCATCTTGATCCTCAGAAGCCTTCATCCACTGTGGCTGGCCAGCACCCAG TGTTCGTCCCAAGGAAGGGAGATCCCAAGGTGCAGCCCCTCAACCAGCAGCAACATAGACCCCAGTGCCCTTGGGAGGCCAAGCAACCCAATGAGATCCCTCCTAAAGCTGTGAAAGAGTATGTCGAAATCATGGAAGGTCTGCTTGGACCTGCCCATTCGGCCACTGTGGAGCCAGatgcaaaacatgaagaagaggaatATGAGCAACAACAGGAAGACACTGGGATGTACCCAGACCCAGGACTCCTGAGCTACATTGACAAGCTGTGTTCACAGGAAGAATTTATTACCAAG agataa
- the LOC126061821 gene encoding NUT family member 2D-like isoform X1, giving the protein MCRGGVKMGIEYVLVGSYKQACGFSPVLRSLARLKPTMTLEEGLWRSVQEWEHKSNFDRMIFYEMAEKFMEFEAEEELQIQKLQQRNVSVCLPPPVSRHLDPQKPSSTVAGQHPVFVPRKGDPKVQPLNQQQHRPQCPWEAKQPNEIPPKAVKEYVEIMEGLLGPAHSATVEPDAKHEEEEYEQQQEDTGMYPDPGLLSYIDKLCSQEEFITKAEAVIHPQFLEMLLSPESQIDLMSLTQKLEEEEGLTLTQVNQRRKGK; this is encoded by the exons ATGTGTAGGGGTGGGGTCAAGATGGGGATAGAATACGTACTTGTAGGAAGTTACAAACAAGCATGTGGTTTTAGCCCAGTCCTTCGATCCCTGGCCCGACTGAAGCCCACCATGACCCTGGAGGAGGGACTGTGGCGGTCTGTGCAGGAATGGGAGCACAAAAGCAACTTTGACCGGATGATCTTCTACGAGATGGCAGAAAA GTTCATGGAGTTTGAAGCAGAGGAGGAGTTACAGATTCAGAAGTTGCAGCAGAGGAATGTGTCCGTGTGCCTGCCTCCTCCAGTTTCAAGGCATCTTGATCCTCAGAAGCCTTCATCCACTGTGGCTGGCCAGCACCCAG TGTTCGTCCCAAGGAAGGGAGATCCCAAGGTGCAGCCCCTCAACCAGCAGCAACATAGACCCCAGTGCCCTTGGGAGGCCAAGCAACCCAATGAGATCCCTCCTAAAGCTGTGAAAGAGTATGTCGAAATCATGGAAGGTCTGCTTGGACCTGCCCATTCGGCCACTGTGGAGCCAGatgcaaaacatgaagaagaggaatATGAGCAACAACAGGAAGACACTGGGATGTACCCAGACCCAGGACTCCTGAGCTACATTGACAAGCTGTGTTCACAGGAAGAATTTATTACCAAG GCAGAAGCAGTTATTCACCCTCAATTCCTGGAAATGTTATTATCACCAGAATCACAGATAGATCTCATGTCCTTAACACAGAAGCTGGAGGAAGAAGAAGGGCTCACTCTCACCCAGGTAAaccagaggaggaagggaaaataa